Proteins encoded in a region of the Tripterygium wilfordii isolate XIE 37 chromosome 21, ASM1340144v1, whole genome shotgun sequence genome:
- the LOC119989614 gene encoding probable E3 ubiquitin-protein ligase RHB1A: MGGCCCCSSTRAELNYPAGSYYYPRALAERVPLSSPHVAPSELSTGLLVDTNLDTSIPDAYRPPPIPMPFDAAHGPPQAPAAAQEMERDASVQTTISDRLQESVGGIAVDTSQKCEDVKQSNKGEISYDIESLNGEEVELSKSATPISAVEEEDACPICLDEYDAENPKLTTTCEHHFHLACILEWMERSDSCPVCDKELMFDPPIDW; this comes from the exons ATGGGAGGCTGCTGCTGTTGTTCTTCCACGCGAGCTGAATTGAACTACCCAGCTGGATCCTATTAT TACCCTAGGGCATTGGCAGAACGTGTTCCCTTGTCATCTCCCCATGTTGCACCATCTGAACTCTCTACGGGGTTATTGGTTGATACAAATCTGGACACATCTATTCCTGATGCTTACAGACCACCACCGATACCTATGCCATTTGATGCAGCTCATGGGCCTCCTCAAGCTCCAGCTGCAGCTCAAGAAATGGAGAGAGATGCATCAGTGCAAACAACAATTTCTGATCGCCTTCAGGAGTCGGTCGGTGGTATTGCCGTAGATACATCTCAGAAGTGTGAAGATGTGAAGCAATCAAACAAAGGCGAGATAAGTTATGATATTGAATCATTGAATGGGGAAGAAGTTGAGCTTTCAAAGTCAGCTACACCCATTTCTGCAGTGGAAGAGGAGGATGCTTGTCCTATCTGTTTGGATG AGTATGATGCGGAGAATCCCAAACTTACCACAACATGTGAGCATCATTTTCACCTTGCGTGCATTCTTGAATGGATGGAAAGAAGTGATTCATGTCCCGTATGTGATAAG GAACTGATGTTTGACCCGCCAATTGATTGGTAA
- the LOC119989160 gene encoding uncharacterized protein LOC119989160 isoform X3 — translation MSKDGLKKGVEVKFQRNAPSVLDHPVGNEADEDNDAVADYSSSGSDISDEDHNFSMGVHTPNKQMFQSSTPSSSAKSINRGTNRNVHSTTWIRKPGVDLSKLGMNSLRRYCQEYNISGINSDSTREQVLRAVEHHFVSQPPLDEVQVIRDLLIHLAKEPKNKNFKQEP, via the exons ATGTCTAAAGAT GGTCTGAAAAAGGGAGTTGAAGTTAAATTTCAAAGGAATGCACCCAGTGTGCTGGACCATCCTGTTGGCAATGAAGCGGATGAAGATAATGATGCTGTTGCTGATTACTCAAGCAGTGGCTCTGATATTAGTGACGAGGACCACAATTTTT CCATGGGTGTCCACACACCCAACAAGCAAATGTTTCAGTCATCAACTCCATCTTCATCAGCAAAATCAATCAACCGTGGCACTAACCGAAATGTACATTCGACTACTTGGATTCGTAAACCT GGCGTGGACTTGTCAAAACTAGGAATGAACTCACTGCGCCGATATTGCCAAGAATACAACATT TCAGGCATCAATTCTGATTCAACAAGGGAACAAGTTCTTAGGGCTGTAGAGCATCATTTTGTTTCACAG CCTCCATTGGATGAGGTGCAAGTGATTAGAGATCTGCTGATTCATCTGGCCAAGGagccaaaaaacaaaaatttcaagCAAGAACCGTGA
- the LOC119989615 gene encoding ubiquitin-conjugating enzyme E2-23 kDa-like codes for MSSPTSAAIGMMKDYQVQTIDDGLNEFHVEFEGPKNTFYKGGVWKVRVTFPNDYPYKSPSVGFINRIYHPNVDEMSGSICLDVLNQKWSPMYQLRNVFDDFLPQLLTYPNPYDPLNKEAAALMIRDLTAYEQKVKEHCQRYAKKPEDVVAKEEEKSSDVELTDDEYDSGDDKAAREADL; via the exons ATGTCTTCACCAACGTCGGCGGCAATCGG GATGATGAAGGATTACCAGGTGCAGACGATTGATGATGGATTGAACGAGTTCCATGTTGAATTCGAAGGACCAAAAAACA CTTTCTATAAGGGAGGTGTATGGAAGGTAAGGGTGACGTTTCCGAATGATTATCCGTATAAATCTCCATCTGTTGGCTTTATTAACAGGATCTACCACCCGAATGTTGATGAAAT GTCGGGTTCAATCTGTTTAGATGTCCTCAATCAAAAATGGAGCCCAATGTACC AACTGCGAAATGTGTTTGATGACTTTCTCCCACAACTTCTTACATATCCGAACCCATATGATCCACTGAATAAAGAAGCTGCTGCACTGATGATACGCGATCTTACTGCTTATGAACAAAAAGTGAAAG AGCATTGTCAGAGATATGCGAAGAAGCCGGAAGATGTTGTTGCCAAAGAAGAGGAGAAATCTAGCGATGTGGAGCTGACTGATGATGAATATGACTCTGGTGACGACAAAGCTGCTCGTGAAGCTGATCTCTGA
- the LOC119988965 gene encoding trafficking protein particle complex II-specific subunit 130 homolog, whose protein sequence is MANYLAQFQTIKNSCDHIIIAVEDVSDLWPTVKSGFEERLPFKTACLNNKTRNAVFVEKLPAEFILTTDSRLRSRSPQEQSLFWFREPYATVVLVTCEDLDEFKTILKPRLKLIVQNEEREWFIVFVSKAHPGNDQATKMAKKVYAKLEVDFSSKRRERCCKLDTHGPEPNFWEDLESRIMESVRNTLDRRIQFYEDEIRKLSEQRFMPIWNFCNFFFLKESLAFMFEMANLHEDALREYDELELCYLETANMPGNRRDFGGVDRGDDQATLLNPGNKPLTQIVQDDSFREFEFRQYLFACQSKLLFKLNRPFEVASRGYSFIISFSKVLAIHENMLPFCMREIWVITACLDLVKATTSHYNDGLVAPDIEKEFYRLQGDLYSLCRVKFMRLAYLIGYGTHMERSPVNSASLSMLPWPKPASWPTVPPDASSEVLEKEKTILQATPRAKHFGIQRKPLPLEPSVLLREANRRRASLSAGNMFEIFDGSDAMSRMSPHKTSTVTMSRTNSSPGNFESSIDRPMRLAEIYVAAEHALQHTISDADLWKCLSSVNEFEKKFLELSKGAADNYHRSWWKRHGVVLDGEIAAVSFQHGNFDLAAKSYEKVCALYAGEGWQDLLADVLPNLAECQKILNDQAGYLSSCVRLLSLDKGLFLMKERQAFQAEVVRLAHSEMENPVPLDVSSLITFSGNPGPPLELCDGDPGKLSVTLWSGFPDEITLDSLSLTLMATFNADEGAKALKSSASIALKPGRNSITLALPPQQPGSYVLGVLTGQIGQLRFRSHSFSKGGPADTDDFMSFEKPTKPILKVFKPRALVDLSAAVSSALLINEFQWVGIIVRPINYSLKGAVLHIDTGPGLKIEESRVIEMENYANVAAETALDMARTDGSPKDSPVENFEQLSSQDGSIEFPDWANDATSILWIPICAITDELSRGSYSVTPQRQSIVDGMRTIALKLEFGASHNQIFERTIAVHFSDPFHVSTRVADKCNDGTLLLQVILQSQVKAELTIYDAWLDLQDGFIHGGPGDGRPTIGFFRLVISPISRAAILFSICLSKTISKDEAKELRPESILNIKYGISGDRTVGAHQPVAVESTQHEGARQDLIFKSALVLQRPVLDPFLAVGFLPLSSNGLRVGQLVTMMWRIERLKQFEENEDHQHNDEVLYEINANFENWMIAGRKRGHVSLSTKQGSRIVISILCVPLMAGYVRPPQLGLPNVDEANISCNPPGPHLVCVLPPPLSSSFCIPA, encoded by the exons ATGGCGAACTACCTTGCTCAGTTTCAAACGATCAAGAACTCGTGCGATCACATCATAATTGCCG TTGAAGATGTGAGTGATTTGTGGCCTACTGTCAAGAGCGGATTTGAGGAGCGGTTGCCCTTTAAAACGGCTTGTTTGAATAACAAGACTCGCAATGCTGTGTTTGTGGAAAAACTGCCCGCTGAATTTATTTTGACGACTGATTCTAGACTTCGTAGTCGATCTCCTCAGGAGCAGTCCTTATTCTGGTTTCGAGAGCCATATGCAACCGTGGTTCTTGTTACATGTGAG GATCTTGATGAATTCAAAACCATCCTTAAACCACGTCTGAAGttgattgttcaaaatgaagagCGAGAATGGTTTATTGTATTTGTGTCTAAAGCTCATCCGGGCAATGATCAGGCTactaaaatggcaaaaaaagtATATGCGAAGCTTGAAGTTGATTTTAGctcaaaaagaagagagag GTGCTGCAAATTAGATACTCATGGCCCTGAACCAAATTTTTGGGAAGACTTGGAGTCCAGGATTATGGAGTCCGTTAGAAATACATTAGATAGGCGGATACAGTTTTATGAGGATGAGATACGCAAGCTCAGTGAGCAACGCTTCATGCCAATTTGGAACTTctgtaattttttctttttgaag GAAAGTTTGGCTTTTATGTTTGAGATGGCAAATCTTCACGAAGATGCATTAAGGGAATATGATGAGCTAGAACTCTGCTATCTGGAAACAG CTAATATGCCTGGGAACCGGAGGGACTTTGGAGGTGTAGACCGTGGTGATGATCAGGCAACACTGCTTAATCCTGGAAACAAACCGTTGACACAGATTGTTCAAGATGATTCATTTAGAGAATTCGAATTCAGACAGTACCTCTTTGCCTGTCAATCAAAG CTTCTATTCAAGCTGAATCGTCCCTTTGAGGTTGCATCGAGGGGTTATTCATTTATAATTAGCTTCTCCAAGGTCCTCGCAATACATGAG AATATGCTACCTTTTTGTATGCGAGAAATTTGGGTTATAACGGCTTGCTTGGATTTGGTCAAAGCGACAACTTCTCATTATAATGATGGACTTGTAGCACCTGATATAGAAAAGGAGTTTTACCGCCTTCAGGGTGATCTCTATTCACTATGTAGGGTTAAG TTCATGAGGCTTGCCTATTTAATCGGTTATGGAACTCATATGGAAAGAAGTCCCGTCAACAG TGCTTCACTTAGCATGCTACCTTGGCCAAAGCCAGCATCCTGGCCTACAGTTCCACCTGATGCTTCATCTGAGGTGCTTGAAAAAGAGAAG ACAATTCTTCAAGCTACTCCTAGAGCAAAGCACTTTGGTATTCAGAGAAAACCGTTGCCTCTTGAACCTTCTGTCCTTTTACGTGAGGCTAATAGGCGAAGGGCCTCCCTTTCTGCTGGAAATATGTTTGAAATATTTGATGG ATCAGATGCAATGTCAAGGATGTCACCTCATAAAACAAGTACAGTTACGATGTCAAGAACCAACTCTTCACCAGGAAATTTTGAGAGCTCAATTGATCGGCCTATGAGACTTGCGGAGATTTATGTTGCTGCCGAGCATGCTTTGCAGCACACAATTTCTGATGCTGATTTGTGGAAATGTTTGTCATCTGTGAATGAGTTTGAG AAAAAATTTCTGGAGCTAAGTAAAGGTGCTGCTGACAATTACCACCGTTCTTGGTGGAAAAGACATGGAGTGGTTCTGGATGGTGAAATAGCGGCTGTGTCATTTCAGCATGGAAACTTTGATCTAGCTGCAAAGTCCTATGAGAAAGTTTGTGCCCTCTATGCTGGCGAAGGATGGCAAGATTTATTAGCTGATGTCCTGCCTAACTTAGCTGAGTGTCAGAAGATACTTAACGATCAAGCTGGCTACTTATCATCATGTGTGAGATTGCTTTCTTTGGACAAAGGCTTATTCTTGATGAAGGAGCGCCAAGCCTTTCAGGCAGAGGTTGTCCGTCTTGCTCATAGTGAAATGGAAAACCCCGTTCCATTAGATGTTTCATCATTAATTACCTTTTCTGGCAATCCCGGACCTCCACTAGAGTTATGTGATGGGGATCCTGGTAAACTCTCTGTAACACTTTGGAGTGGCTTTCCGGATGAGATAACTCTTGATTCTCTCAGTCTTACTTTGATGGCCACATTTAATGCTGATGAAGGTGCCAAG GCCCTAAAGAGCTCTGCTTCTATTGCACTGAAGCCTGGCAGGAATTCCATTACTCTTGCTTTACCCCCACAGCAACCAGGTTCTTATGTGCTGGGGGTTCTTACTGGGCAGATTGGTCAACTAAGATTTAGATCTCATAGTTTCTCCAAAGGTGGCCCAGCAGACACTGATGATTTTATGAGTTTTGAAAAGCCAACCAAGCCTATCTTGAAG GTATTCAAACCAAGAGCGCTGGTTGACCTTTCAGCAGCTGTTTCATCTGCTTTGTTAATAAATGAATTTCAATGGGTTGGGATCATAGTAAGACCTATCAATTACTCCCTCAAAGGAGCTGTATTGCATATTGATACTGGTCCGGGTCTGAAGATTGAGGAGTCACGTGTCATTGAGATGGAGAACTATGCCAATGTGGCAGCAGAGACTGCTCTAGATATGGCAAGAACTGATGGTTCTCCGAAAGATAGTCCCGTGGAAAACTTTGAGCAATTGAGTTCGCAAGATGGTAGCATAGAGTTTCCAGATTGGGCAAATGATGCAACTTCTATTCTTTGGATACCAATTTGTGCTATCACGGATGAACTTTCAAGAGGATCATATTCAG TAACCCCACAGAGACAGAGCATTGTGGATGGCATGAGGACAATAGCTCTGAAACTTGAATTTGGAGCGTCTCACAATCAGATATTTGAGAG GACAATAGCAGTGCATTTCTCTGACCCTTTCCATGTGAGCACTCGCGTGGCAgataaatgcaatgatggtacTTTACTTCTTCAG GTTATACTGCAGTCCCAAGTGAAGGCCGAATTGACAATCTATGATGCTTGGCTTGATCTACAAGATGGATTTATTCATGGTGGACCAGGTGACGGAAGAccaactattggcttcttccgTCTTGTGATCTCTCCAATCTCTAGAGCAGCAATTTTGTTTAGTATTTGCTTATCAAAGACAATTAGTAAAG ATGAAGCCAAGGAATTGCGGCCAGAAAGTATATTAAACATCAAATACGGAATATCTGGTGATAGAACTGTGGGAGCACACCAGCCCGTGGCTGTGGAATCCACACAACATGAGGGTGCCAGGCAGGATTTGATCTTCAAGAGCGCTCTTGTATTGCAGAGGCCCGTGCTTGACCCATTCCTGGCTGTTGgatttcttcctctttcttctAATGGCCTTAGAGTTGGGCAACTTGTTACCATGATGTGGAGGATTGAAAGGTTGAAGCAGTTTGAGGAGAATGAAGATCATCAACACAAT GATGAGGTGCTTTATGAAATCAATGCCAATTTTGAAAATTGGATGATTGCTGGGAGGAAGAGAGGGCATGTTTCTCTATCCACAAAGCAAG GTTCAAGGATTGTTATATCTATATTATGTGTGCCGCTGATGGCGGGCTATGTTCGTCCTCCGCAACTTGGGCTGCCAAATGTTGATGAGGCGAATATAAGTTGCAATCCTCCTGGGCCTCATCTGGTGTGTGTCTTGCCTCCTCCTCTCAGCTCCTCCTTCTGCATCCCGGCATGA
- the LOC119989161 gene encoding serine/arginine-rich splicing factor SR45a-like isoform X1 encodes MSNSREGSDAVVYSSRSASPVASVSPGRGRRSRSLSRSKRSRSRSRSQDSGEVGNPGNNLYVTGLSTRVTNADLEKFFSKEGKVLECHLVTDPRSRESRGFAFVTMETVKEADRCIKYLNRSVLEGRLVTVEKAKRKRGRTPTPGKYYGARDKRGHGRRQSRSFSPRRYHGRDYSPRDRKGGSSSSYHRRDDYDSYKRHRDRSLSPGGYRR; translated from the exons ATGTCGAACTCAAGGGAAGGAAG TGATGCTGTTGTTTATTCTTCAAGATCCGCTTCACCAGTCGCATCTGTTTCACCTGGTAGAGGACGTCGATCAAGATCATTGTCAAGGTCTAAGCGAAGTCGATCAAGGTCCAG GAGCCAGGATTCTGGTGAGGTAGGAAATCCTGGAAATAACTTGTATGTGACAGGCTTATCCACAAGAGTTACCAATGCTGATCTTGAGAAGTTTTTTAGCAAAGAAGGGAAG GTTTTGGAATGCCATCTAGTTACAGACCCTCGTAGTCGTGAATCCCGTGGTTTTGCATTTGTAACCATGGAAACTGTTAAGGAAGCAGACCGATGTATCAAGTATTTGAACCGTTCAGTCCTCGAAGGTCGATTAGTCACTGTGGAAAAG GCGAAAAGAAAACGCGGCAGGACACCAACTCCTGGCAAGTACTATGGTGCCAGAGATAAACGAG GGCATGGTCGCAGACAGTCTCGTAGCTTTTCACCTCGCCGATATCATGGCAGAGATTATTCCCCAAGGGACAGGAAGGGAGGATCAAGCTCTTCATATCATCGGAGAGATGATTATGATTCATACAAGAGGCACAGGGACCGTTCATTGTCGCCAGGTGGTTACCGTAGATAG
- the LOC119989161 gene encoding serine/arginine-rich splicing factor SR45a-like isoform X3, whose amino-acid sequence MSNSREGSDAVVYSSRSASPVASVSPGRGRRSRSLSRSKRSRSRSRSQDSGEVGNPGNNLYVTGLSTRVTNADLEKFFSKEGKVLECHLVTDPRSRESRGFAFVTMETVKEADRCIKYLNRSVLEGRLVTVEKVWYV is encoded by the exons ATGTCGAACTCAAGGGAAGGAAG TGATGCTGTTGTTTATTCTTCAAGATCCGCTTCACCAGTCGCATCTGTTTCACCTGGTAGAGGACGTCGATCAAGATCATTGTCAAGGTCTAAGCGAAGTCGATCAAGGTCCAG GAGCCAGGATTCTGGTGAGGTAGGAAATCCTGGAAATAACTTGTATGTGACAGGCTTATCCACAAGAGTTACCAATGCTGATCTTGAGAAGTTTTTTAGCAAAGAAGGGAAG GTTTTGGAATGCCATCTAGTTACAGACCCTCGTAGTCGTGAATCCCGTGGTTTTGCATTTGTAACCATGGAAACTGTTAAGGAAGCAGACCGATGTATCAAGTATTTGAACCGTTCAGTCCTCGAAGGTCGATTAGTCACTGTGGAAAAG GTCTGGTATGTGTAG
- the LOC119989161 gene encoding serine/arginine-rich splicing factor SR45a-like isoform X2, with product MSNSREGRSASPVASVSPGRGRRSRSLSRSKRSRSRSRSQDSGEVGNPGNNLYVTGLSTRVTNADLEKFFSKEGKVLECHLVTDPRSRESRGFAFVTMETVKEADRCIKYLNRSVLEGRLVTVEKAKRKRGRTPTPGKYYGARDKRGHGRRQSRSFSPRRYHGRDYSPRDRKGGSSSSYHRRDDYDSYKRHRDRSLSPGGYRR from the exons ATGTCGAACTCAAGGGAAGGAAG ATCCGCTTCACCAGTCGCATCTGTTTCACCTGGTAGAGGACGTCGATCAAGATCATTGTCAAGGTCTAAGCGAAGTCGATCAAGGTCCAG GAGCCAGGATTCTGGTGAGGTAGGAAATCCTGGAAATAACTTGTATGTGACAGGCTTATCCACAAGAGTTACCAATGCTGATCTTGAGAAGTTTTTTAGCAAAGAAGGGAAG GTTTTGGAATGCCATCTAGTTACAGACCCTCGTAGTCGTGAATCCCGTGGTTTTGCATTTGTAACCATGGAAACTGTTAAGGAAGCAGACCGATGTATCAAGTATTTGAACCGTTCAGTCCTCGAAGGTCGATTAGTCACTGTGGAAAAG GCGAAAAGAAAACGCGGCAGGACACCAACTCCTGGCAAGTACTATGGTGCCAGAGATAAACGAG GGCATGGTCGCAGACAGTCTCGTAGCTTTTCACCTCGCCGATATCATGGCAGAGATTATTCCCCAAGGGACAGGAAGGGAGGATCAAGCTCTTCATATCATCGGAGAGATGATTATGATTCATACAAGAGGCACAGGGACCGTTCATTGTCGCCAGGTGGTTACCGTAGATAG
- the LOC119989160 gene encoding uncharacterized protein LOC119989160 isoform X2 — translation MMKISVLSRYSTVVVTANSRTRSVWCAFKEGLYQSLGLKKGVEVKFQRNAPSVLDHPVGNEADEDNDAVADYSSSGSDISDEDHNFSMGVHTPNKQMFQSSTPSSSAKSINRGTNRNVHSTTWIRKPGVDLSKLGMNSLRRYCQEYNISGINSDSTREQVLRAVEHHFVSQPPLDEVQVIRDLLIHLAKEPKNKNFKQEP, via the exons ATGATGAAGATCTCTGTTCTTTCAAGATACAGCACAGTTGTTGTCACCGCAAACAGCAGAACAAGGTCTGTTTGGTGCGCTTTCAAGGAAGGTTTGTACCAGTCTCTG GGTCTGAAAAAGGGAGTTGAAGTTAAATTTCAAAGGAATGCACCCAGTGTGCTGGACCATCCTGTTGGCAATGAAGCGGATGAAGATAATGATGCTGTTGCTGATTACTCAAGCAGTGGCTCTGATATTAGTGACGAGGACCACAATTTTT CCATGGGTGTCCACACACCCAACAAGCAAATGTTTCAGTCATCAACTCCATCTTCATCAGCAAAATCAATCAACCGTGGCACTAACCGAAATGTACATTCGACTACTTGGATTCGTAAACCT GGCGTGGACTTGTCAAAACTAGGAATGAACTCACTGCGCCGATATTGCCAAGAATACAACATT TCAGGCATCAATTCTGATTCAACAAGGGAACAAGTTCTTAGGGCTGTAGAGCATCATTTTGTTTCACAG CCTCCATTGGATGAGGTGCAAGTGATTAGAGATCTGCTGATTCATCTGGCCAAGGagccaaaaaacaaaaatttcaagCAAGAACCGTGA
- the LOC119989616 gene encoding uncharacterized protein LOC119989616: protein MARLMSIIPAMMVLIYATGSLEIAVGQRSKYEIVIANCERRIPIGPGQELYDYIFKNKESVSDEVCQVLVKAGQPCHDVLINETLKRAEFKGLEVGYLQRSDEIWNKCLSVSKCVPQN from the coding sequence ATGGCAAGGTTGATGAGCATAATCCCAGCTATGATGGTTTTGATTTATGCAACTGGATCTCTAGAGATCGCAGTCGGACAACGATCAAAATATGAGATTGTTATTGCCAACTGCGAAAGGAGGATTCCGATAGGGCCTGGGCAAGAACTGTATGATTACATATTCAAGAACAAAGAGTCTGTGAGCGATGAAGTTTGCCAAGTACTAGTGAAGGCAGGACAACCTTgtcatgatgttctcataaacgAAACTCTCAAGAGAGCAGAGTTCAAAGGACTGGAAGTTGGATATCTGCAAAGGAGTGATGAGATTTGGAACAAATGTCTTTCTGTTAGCAAATGTGTGCCACagaattaa
- the LOC119989160 gene encoding uncharacterized protein LOC119989160 isoform X1, with amino-acid sequence MMKISVLSRYSTVVVTANSRTRSVWCAFKEGNRSLRSLGKDTVSCDPYEGIQFLEMFWNCTNVKRKGLKKGVEVKFQRNAPSVLDHPVGNEADEDNDAVADYSSSGSDISDEDHNFSMGVHTPNKQMFQSSTPSSSAKSINRGTNRNVHSTTWIRKPGVDLSKLGMNSLRRYCQEYNISGINSDSTREQVLRAVEHHFVSQPPLDEVQVIRDLLIHLAKEPKNKNFKQEP; translated from the exons ATGATGAAGATCTCTGTTCTTTCAAGATACAGCACAGTTGTTGTCACCGCAAACAGCAGAACAAGGTCTGTTTGGTGCGCTTTCAAGGAAG GAAACAGATCCTTGAGATCTTTAGGAAAGGATACAGTTTCTTGCGATCCTTATGAAGGGATACAGTTTCTTGAGATGTTCTGGAATTGTACAAATGTAAAGAGGAAG GGTCTGAAAAAGGGAGTTGAAGTTAAATTTCAAAGGAATGCACCCAGTGTGCTGGACCATCCTGTTGGCAATGAAGCGGATGAAGATAATGATGCTGTTGCTGATTACTCAAGCAGTGGCTCTGATATTAGTGACGAGGACCACAATTTTT CCATGGGTGTCCACACACCCAACAAGCAAATGTTTCAGTCATCAACTCCATCTTCATCAGCAAAATCAATCAACCGTGGCACTAACCGAAATGTACATTCGACTACTTGGATTCGTAAACCT GGCGTGGACTTGTCAAAACTAGGAATGAACTCACTGCGCCGATATTGCCAAGAATACAACATT TCAGGCATCAATTCTGATTCAACAAGGGAACAAGTTCTTAGGGCTGTAGAGCATCATTTTGTTTCACAG CCTCCATTGGATGAGGTGCAAGTGATTAGAGATCTGCTGATTCATCTGGCCAAGGagccaaaaaacaaaaatttcaagCAAGAACCGTGA